One Ogataea parapolymorpha DL-1 chromosome VI, whole genome shotgun sequence DNA window includes the following coding sequences:
- a CDS encoding putative membrane protein, which produces MVSAYVRYLSPTWGVVAALLGGFLFLETFATPFHRQFYVPDPRISYPYTADSIPDARLAVYACVVPCVLIVLATATQYLRSSRDQKQRIVHLANVSCLALALALGLNGFVTEFIKVKVGRPRPDFLDRCGLSPKSPVPGLYTVADCTAPYGEKALQDGFKSFPSGHSSFAWCGMNFLNLWISGHYRLYTGRSGFSVSKLVPLGPALVALHICISRSQDYKHDALDITCGSLLGLAASWWSYRQFFPSVADDSSDLPLVPAQEPVLPV; this is translated from the coding sequence ATGGTTTCTGCGTACGTTCGGTACTTATCGCCAACGTGGGGCGTGGTGGCCGCCCTCCTCGGCGGGTTCTTATTTTTAGAGACCTTCGCAACGCCTTTCCACCGCCAATTCTACGTTCCCGACCCGCGCATCAGCTATCCGTACACTGCTGACAGCATTCCGGACGCTCGTTTGGCGGTGTATGCCTGCGTGGTGCCCTGTGTGCTGATCGTGCTGGCGACGGCGACGCAGTATCTGCGGTCGTCGCGcgaccagaaacagcgcATTGTCCACTTAGCCAATGTTTCGTGTCTTGCTCTGGCATTGGCCCTAGGGCTCAACGGATTCGTGACCGAATTTATTAAAGTCAAGGTTGGCAGGCCTAGACCGGACTTTTTGGACCGATGCGGTTTGTCGCCTAAATCTCCGGTTCCGGGACTGTACACTGTCGCCGATTGCACCGCGCCGTACGGAGAAAAAGCGCTCCAGGACGGTTTCAAGTCGTTTCCATCGGGCCACTCGTCCTTTGCGTGGTGCGGGATGAATTTCCTCAACTTGTGGATCAGTGGCCACTACAGGCTGTACACGGGGCGTTCGGGCTTTTCCGTGAGCAAGTTGGTGCCGCTGGGGCCGGCCCTCGTGGCTCTCCATATCTGTATCAGCCGTTCGCAGGACTACAAACACGACGCGCTGGACATCACGTGCGGGTCGCTGCTAGGACTCGCGGCGTCGTGGTGGTCGTACCGCCAGTTCTTCCCGTCCGTGGCGGACGACAGCAGCGACCTCCCGCTCGTGCCCGCGCAGGAGCCCGTGCTACCGGTGTAG
- a CDS encoding Ubiquitin-like protein SMT3, translating into MSDENTPKPENKSDTHINLKVSDGTSEVFFKIKRSTPLKRLMDAFCKRQGKDSSSLRFLFDGHRVNPEDTPEDLDMEESDVIEAHREQVGGYIEFSCASGC; encoded by the coding sequence ATGTCGGACGAAAACACGCCAAAGCCGGAGAACAAGAGCGACACACACATCAACCTGAAGGTGTCGGACGGCACGTCAGAGGTgttcttcaagatcaagcgGTCGACGCCGCTGAAGAGACTGATGGACGCCTTCTGCAAGAGACAGGGCAAGGACTCTAGCAGTCTGCGGTTTCTGTTTGATGGGCACCGTGTGAACCCGGAGGACACGCCGGAGGACCTGGATATGGAGGAGAGCGATGTGATCGAGGCGCATCGCGAGCAGGTTGGGGGGTATATAGAGTTCAGCTGTGCTAGCGGGTGCTAG
- a CDS encoding Protein kinase involved in bud growth and assembly of the septin ring has translation MPHSRQESYASSFVSSSALGLGISNPSSKSATAKNPVKIGPWKLGKTLGKGSTGRVLLATNVHTGQKAAVKVVSKSMLGSDGHDASPPDASLSYGIEREIIIMKLLNHKNVLRLYDVWETDTALYLVLEYVEGGELFDLLVESGPLPENTAVEFFRQIILGASYCHSLGICHRDLKPENLLLDKQYNVKIADFGMAALESSDRLLETSCGSPHYAAPEIVSGLQYHGAESDVWSCGVILFALLTGRLPFDDENIRELLLKVQKGSYEIHEDLSPEAQDLIAQMLTVDPEARIKTRDVLKHPLITKYPFNKQDHEDYLNLPNPNSATQPVRSRDEIDRQILENLVILWHGRDAESIVESLLSSAANPEKTFYSLLLRYRHDHHDQGQALVRSSSVISRVTPGSSETGSPSRRRSVRNFSVGTSANRPVSFQRSKTDRSGERSPFRKRASVSSKRNSMVFADKGVSKRSSSTMLKRNSVTSKLLSTYAKLAAIDEKKSKNVEEYGKRASADFATLCDMLFDGKSGRLSTSSSLATISAMLMEEERPARQSKKAARQSLIHAKKRQSTFASLFDAAAQASSASSTVSSQSVHSSSSHSLASKRYSSNPIERISRILNASDLDKINRRSVSHGRVPSVNPPPKPVTKLDPRAKAYEKYQKRVSQTLEKMLKQKEEDERRAKEQAEQEQEEQEKDEDEVQDKQDAEKPKRVKNPQKISDVTIPQVTRKSKHFSDNKRLSVLSIYSASNLKDAATLDRTSKGTRLSMVFQDDLDAHADDTVDMNLQLDKDEGLYFVDDKRKSTKKKSMLLSSEDIPNLNYKASRDTMISANSAEKSLYKSLRLPEIPGSPIKEDKVEVYKENAIDRPESPVVASKKNDGSLQFSKQRKPLGELDQQKQSNEANRRAGSGGSFFRKLSFGTRKKSDARDTKETRRKVSITQAFLALFTGEIAEQQETKELHTVLGEDDLFEALISLLVSWKQHGITDLQANKETRRLVATVSKHNSFGLKACKFECQTYPEENGSLLVFTNLKGPSRSFSKLTRETERILEKESILV, from the coding sequence ATGCCCCATTCTCGACAAGAATCGTACGCCTCGTCCTTTGTGTCGTCCTCGGCGCTGGGACTAGGTATTTCGAACCCGAGCTCCAAGTCGGCCACGGCGAAAAACCCGGTCAAGATAGGGCCCTGGAAGTTGGGCAAGACGCTGGGCAAGGGCTCCACCGGCCGCGTTTTGCTCGCCACTAACGTCCACACGGGGCAGAAGGCCGCCGTCAAAGTCGTTTCTAAGAGCATGCTGGGCTCCGACGGCCACGACGCGTCGCCGCCGGACGCCAGCCTCAGCTACGGCATCGAGCGCGAAATCATCATCATGAAGCTGCTCAACCACAAGAACGTGCTGAGGCTCTACGACGTGTGGGAAACAGACACTGCCTTATACTTGGTGCTGGAGTACGTCGAAGGCGGCGAACTGTTTGACCTCCTGGTAGAATCCGGCCCGCTGCCCGAAAACACGGCTGTggagtttttcagacaAATTATTCTCGGAGCGTCGTACTGTCACAGCCTCGGCATCTGCCACAGAGACCTCAAGCCCGagaacctgctgctggacaagcaGTATAACGTCAAGATCGCGGACTTCGGCATGGCCGCGCTCGAGTCCAGCGACCGTCTGCTCGAGACCTCGTGCGGGTCGCCCCACTACGCTGCACCGGAAATCGTGAGCGGGCTGCAGTATCACGGCGCAGAGTCGGACGTGTGGTCCTGCGGCGTGATCCTGTTTGCGCTGCTGACGGGCAGACTGCCatttgacgacgaaaacatccgcgagctgctgctgaaggTACAGAAGGGTAGCTACGAGATCCACGAAGACCTGTCGCCCGAGGCACAGGACCTGATCGCGCAGATGCTCACGGTAGACCCAGAGGCGCGCATCAAGACCAGAGACGTGCTCAAACACCCGCTCATCACAAAGTACCCGTTCAACAAGCAGGACCACGAGGACTACCTCAACCTACCAAACCCCAACTCGGCCACGCAGCCGGTGAGGTCACGtgacgagatcgacagACAGATCCTGGAGAACCTGGTGATCCTGTGGCACGGGCGCGATGCGGAGTCGATTGTCGAGAGTCTGCTGAGCTCGGCGGCGAACCCGGAGAAGACGTTCTACTCGCTACTGTTGCGGTACCGCCACGACCACCACGACCAGGGCCAGGCGCTTGTGcggtcgtcgtcggtgaTTTCGCGCGTCACGCCCGGTTCGAGCGAGACGGGCTCACCCAGCAGACGGCGCTCCGTGCGCAATTTCAGCGTGGGCACCTCTGCGAACCGGCCTGTGTCGTTCCAGCGGTCCAAGACCGACAGGTCTGGCGAACGGTCGCCGTTCCGGAAGCGGGCGTCGGTGAGCAGCAAGCGCAACTCGATGGTTTTCGCCGACAAGGGCGTTTCGAAGcgctcgtccagcacgatGCTCAAGCGGAACAGCGTCACGTCAAAGCTGCTGTCGACGTATGCGAAACTCGCggcgatcgacgagaaaaaatcgaaaaaCGTCGAGGAGTACGGTAAGCGTGCGTCAGCGGACTTTGCGACGCTGTGCGACATGCTGTTCGACGGCAAGTCGGGCCGGCTCAGcacgtccagctcgctggCGACGATCAGCGCCATGTtgatggaggaggagcggCCTGCTCGACAGTCCAAAAAGGCTGCGAGACAGTCGCTGATCCACGCGAAAAAGCGTCAATCGACGTTTGCGTCGCTTTTCGACGCGGCAGCCCaggccagctcggcaaGCTCCACCGTTTCCTCGCAGTCTGTGCACAGCTCATCCAGTCACTCGCTTGCCAGCAAGAGATACTCGTCAAACCCGATAGAGCGCATATCGCGCATTCTCAACGCATCCGACCTAGACAAGATTAATAGGCGTTCTGTGTCACACGGGCGAGTGCCGTCTGTGAACCCGCCGCCGAAGCCGGTCACCAAGCTTGATCCGCGTGCCAAGGCGTACGAAAAGTACCAGAAGCGCGTCTCGCAGACACTGGAGAAGATGTTGAAGcagaaggaggaagacgagaGACGGGCCAAGGAGCAGgcggagcaggagcaggaagagcaggaaaaagacgaggacgaggtcCAGGACAAGCAGGACGCAGAAAAGCCCAAAAGGGTCAAGAACCCGCAGAAAATCTCCGACGTGACGATTCCACAGGTGACGCGCAAGTCGAAGCATTTCTCCGACAACAAGAGGCTCAGCGTGCTGTCGATCTACTCTGCCAGCAACCTCAAGGACGCAGCCACATTGGACCGCACGTCCAAGGGCACGCGGCTGAGCATGGTTTTCCAGGACGATTTGGACGCTCACGCAGATGACACCGTAGACATGAATTTGCAACTGGACAAAGACGAGGGCCTGTATTTCGTGGATGACAAGAGGAAGagcaccaagaagaagtcgATGCTGCTGTCGTCAGAGGACATTCCAAACCTCAACTACAAAGCGTCCAGAGACACGATGATCTCGGCCAACTCTGCCGAGAAGAGCCTTTATAAGTCGCTCAGACTGCCGGAGATCCCTGGCTCGCCAATCAAAGAAGATAAGGTGGAAGTCTACAAGGAGAACGCAATAGACCGGCCAGAGTCGCCTGTGGTGGCCAGCAAAAAGAATGACGGTTCGCTGCAGTTCAGCAAGCAGCGCAAACCGCTTGGAGAGCTGGACCAGCAAAAACAGAGCAACGAGGCCAACAGACGCGCGGGCTCGGGCGGATCGTTCTTCCGCAAGCTGTCGTTTGGCACgagaaagaagagcgaCGCCAGAGACACTAAAGAGACGAGGAGAAAAGTGAGTATTACACAGGCGTTCCTGGCTCTGTTTACGGGCGAGATTGCGGAGCAGCAGGAAACCAAGGAATTGCACACTGTTCTGGGCGAGGACGACCTGTTCGAGGCGCTCATATCGCTGCTGGTCAGCTGGAAACAACATGGTATCACCGACTTGCAGGCCAATAAAGAGACGCGGCGGTTGGTGGCCACGGTCTCGAAACACAACTCGTTCGGGCTCAAGGCGTGTAAATTCGAATGCCAGACGTATCCTGAGGAGAATGGCTCGCTGCTGGTGTTCACAAACCTTAAAGGTCCGTCGCGCAGCTTCTCGAAGCTCACGCGCGAGACCGAGCGGATCCTCGAGAAGGAGAGCATTTTGGTATAA